In Phragmites australis chromosome 24, lpPhrAust1.1, whole genome shotgun sequence, the following are encoded in one genomic region:
- the LOC133907401 gene encoding alcohol dehydrogenase-like 4, translating to MMAANGNGLANGAGTRGKPIKCIAAVAWGPGEPLSMEEVEVAPPGRLEVRVKVLFTSICHTDLSAWKGENELQRKYPRILGHEAAGVVESVGEGVEDLAAGDHVVLIFTGECRDCTYCGSDKTNLCGTYRVNPFKSTMVTDNGTRFSVVDRSGMRQPVYHFLNTSTFTEYTVLDAACAVKINPKAPLEKMSLLSCCISTGVGAAWNTANVSKGSTVAIFGLGAVGFAVAEGARLRGASRIIGVDINPEKFTKGKEMGVTDFINSKACGKPVHEVIREMTGGGVDYSFECTGINDVLREAFLSSHDGWGLTVVLGIHATPNMMPLHPMELFDGRRITGCIFGDFKGKSQLPDLVDKCFNGEVKINFDGFITHKMPFSDIKKAFQLLEEGKSLRCLLHL from the exons ATGATGGCAGCCAACGGCAACGGCTTGGCGAACGGCGCTGGCACCCGAGGAAAGCCCATCAAATGCATAG CGGCGGTGGCGTGGGGCCCCGGCGAGCCGCTGtcgatggaggaggtggaggtggcgccgCCGGGCCGCCTGGAGGTGCGCGTCAAGGTGCTCTTCACCTCCATCTGCCACACCGATCTCAGCGCATGGAAGGGGGag AACGAGCTGCAGCGCAAGTACCCTCGCATCTTGGGCCACGAGGCAGCCGG AGTGGTGGAGAGCGTGGGCGAAGGAGTGGAGGACCTCGCCGCCGGGGACCATGTGGTGCTGATCTTCACTGGGGAGTGTAGGGACTGCACCTATTGCGGGTCTGACAAGACAAACCTATGCGGAACCTACCGTGTCAACCCTTTCAAGAGCACCATggtcaccgataatggcacgaGGTTCTCCGTGGTGGACCGTTCCGGCATGCGCCAACCGGTCTACCACTTCCTTAACACATCCACCTTCACCGAGTACACCGTGCTCGATGCGGCATGCGCTGTCAAGATCAACCCTAAGGCCCCGCTCGAGAAGATGTCCCTTCTCAGCTGCTGCATCTCCACAG GAGTGGGAGCGGCGTGGAACACTGCAAATGTGTCCAAGGGGTCGACGGTGGCAATATTTGGGCTTGGTGCTGTTGGTTTTGCG GTTGCTGAGGGCGCCAGGCTAAGAGGCGCATCTCGGATCATCGGCGTCGACATAAACCCTGAAAAATTCACCAAAG GCAAAGAGATGGGCGTCACTGACTTCATCAACTCGAAGGCGTGTGGCAAACCGGTCCATGAG GTGATCAGGGAGATGACTGGTGGGGGTGTCGACTACAGCTTCGAGTGCACCGGGATCAATGATGTTCTCAGAGAGGCCTTCCTGTCCTCACATGAT GGTTGGGGCCTGACGGTGGTGCTGGGGATCCATGCAACGCCCAATATGATGCCGCTGCACCCGATGGAGCTCTTCGACGGACGTCGGATCACCGGCTGCATCTTCGGAGACTTCAAGGGCAAGTCCCAGCTGCCTGACCTCGTCGACAAGTGCTTCAACGGG GAGGTTAAGATAAACTTTGATGGATTCATAACACACAAGATGCCCTTCTCGGACATCAAGAAGGCCTTCCAGCTGCTTGAGGAAGGCAAGTCGCTGAGGTGTTTGCTCCATCTCTGA